The Desulfatibacillum aliphaticivorans DSM 15576 genome segment TAGCTTTAAGATTGGCTCCAACGAGGATTCCATCATCAAGATTTGTTTTATGGATTATTGCCCCCATAATATTCGCTTTTACAAGATTTGCACTTTGAAAATTAGCTACCTCAAGGTTGGCTCCCAAAAGATTGGCTTTGTAGAGTTTTGCGCCCTCGAGATCAGCTCCAAAAAGATTGGCCTCTTTAAGATTGGCGCGTTTTAGGTTGGCGCCGTTGAGATCGGCGTTAAGAAGCATCGCGCCCTCAAGATTGGCGCCCATGAGGTCGACGTCTCGGAGATTCCTGCCCCGAAGATTCACGCCTTCAAGATCAGCAAAAGGTTCAATCAAATCTTCTCGAAATTTCTGGACCTTAGAGGGGATTAGTTGCTCTTTGATTCCATTGAGTTCCTCTTCCTTTGCCCTTAATGCTCGACGTAATTCCGTCTTTGCTTTATAATATGTATTTCCGGGTTCTTGAGATTCGTCAGTAGATGTCTCGTTGCTTCTACTTTCGAGATTTGCAATTCGCTCTTTTAATATGTTTATCTCATCTTGCTTCGCTTTTGCATTTTCCTTTTCCTTATTGAACTCCACTTCAACAACTTTCAAATAATTTCTCCAACCGTTTCGCAGCTTGTCAGACTGAGTAACCTCCGCGAAATACTGGGCAATTCGTTTCCTAATAACCACTTTATCATCGAGCGCTTGCTTTGTGAATTGAGCCAAATGCTCTTGTTCCTGGAGATTTAGCGCCCGCGATTGGAGTTGCGAGTTAACGCCAAGAGTAATCAACCCAACGGCTGCGCTGCCAACAATAATTTCCACAAAATGCAGCCATGCTTTGGATTCTTCCACAAAAACAAAGGCGCCATACAGGCCTATACCGGCCAATGTTACAAGTAGAACAAGAGAAATCACCAATAAGGTCATATAGTCTGGCTTAATTGTGTTTTCGCCCTTCACCCCTTGCCACACAACGCCTAGTAATAAAATCAGGGTGACCAACAGTATCCAAGCAGAATGGCCGTCCATAGCATTCTTCCTATTTGGATTTTAGTTTAAGATTTGTTGTTTCATTAGCAGGAAGGCATTAAATGATCAAGATCAATCACGCCAATATAGTTCGGCGCACAATGTAAATTATATGTATATTTAAAAAATGATCCTGGGACACAGGAAGTATCCTGTTTTTTTGGGATGGCGGCCCCTGGCGACCTATGTATTCCGCAGAGAAGCGAGTTAATTTAGTTTTACACTTTTGGCTTCCGGAGGGGGCCTACTTGTCAGCTCGTTTGTAAACCACCAGGCGCTGGCCGGGGACGATGGGTTTGTCCAGGTTGATGCGGTTCCACATGGCCAGGGTGGGCAGGGGGATGCCGTGGGCCTCGGCGATGCGCGTGAGGGAGTCTCCGGGCTTGACCACGTAGATGTGTCCTGCCTTTTGCTCGAACCATTTGGAGAACAGGGTCAAAAAGCGTTCGTTAAAACCGTCCGAAGCGCCTTTGGGAACCATAATACTATGGTTTCCGGCGGAAAGGTCGTAGCCCCTTAAATGGGGATTGAGGTCCTTTATGTGCTTGAATGACGTGTTCGCCGCCTTGGCCACCAGGGTCAGGGGGGCCTTGGCAACGGTCTTGAATTCC includes the following:
- a CDS encoding pentapeptide repeat-containing protein — translated: MDGHSAWILLVTLILLLGVVWQGVKGENTIKPDYMTLLVISLVLLVTLAGIGLYGAFVFVEESKAWLHFVEIIVGSAAVGLITLGVNSQLQSRALNLQEQEHLAQFTKQALDDKVVIRKRIAQYFAEVTQSDKLRNGWRNYLKVVEVEFNKEKENAKAKQDEINILKERIANLESRSNETSTDESQEPGNTYYKAKTELRRALRAKEEELNGIKEQLIPSKVQKFREDLIEPFADLEGVNLRGRNLRDVDLMGANLEGAMLLNADLNGANLKRANLKEANLFGADLEGAKLYKANLLGANLEVANFQSANLVKANIMGAIIHKTNLDDGILVGANLKATNLYKASLKGANLMGANLEAANLYKAIFEGANLSCVDFKNARFYRTNAMGANFKDANFEGADLEGAMLVKTNLEGAKSLTVDQLCHAGSLFQADMDAELKDMVKKQCPHLFEEPPPE